The stretch of DNA TGAACAACGATTGGGTGCCGAATGGCGGTTCCCAGAATTTTGCGAGTTCGTTCCTGCCTGCGACGCACCAGGCGGCGATGGTCCGCGCGCACGGCGATCCGGTCGATAACATCGCGCCGTCGGATTCGCCCGAGGTGCAGCGCGCGAAGCTGGCGTTCCTGCGTGAGCAAGACGGCGCGTTCGCCGCGTCGGTTGGTGGGTCAGATGCAATTGAATCGGCGATTCGGAATTACGAAACCGCGGCGCACATGCAGTCGCTCATTCCCGAACTGTGCGACGTGAGCGGCGAGAGCGAGGCCACGCGAAGGATGTACGGCGTCGATCGCGAGATCGACTACGACAAGTTTTACGCGCTGCAGTGCCTGCGCGCGCGGCGCATGATCGAGGCGGGCGTGCGCTTCGTCGAAATCACCTGCCCGCTCACGCACAACAACAACGCGCCGTGGGATCAGCACGGCGAATTGAAGTTGCGGCACGAAGAGAACGCGCGCATCACCGACCAGCCCGTTGCGGCGCTGCTAAAAGACCTGAAGGCGCGCGGCCTGCTCGATGACACGCTTGTGTTGTGGGCGGGCGAGATGGGCCGTACGCCGCATTCCTCCGGCGAAGACGGCCGCGACCACCACGTCAGCGGCTACACGATCTGGATGGCGGGCGGCGGCATCCGCGGCGGCATGACCTACGGCGCAACCGACGAAATGGGCATGGCCGCAGTCGAGAACCCGGTCGATATCCACGATATCCACGCCACCATTCTCCACCAACTCGGCGTAGACCATGAGCGGCTCACCTACCGCTTCGGCGGACGCGACATGCGGTTGACCGATGTGCATGGAAACGTGATTCGGCCGATATTGGCATAAACAACATTGACC from Candidatus Hydrogenedentota bacterium encodes:
- a CDS encoding DUF1501 domain-containing protein — its product is MTRRGFLRRTSMGFGQLALAGLASRWAAAEPRVPTPQFAPRAKRVIFLFMDGGVSHIDTFDPKPELEKRHGQQAQWVADLKSQAISPSRKWLKHLWEFKQRGESGLWVSDLFPHVANVADDLCVIRSVVGETPLHGAQNLLLHTGRSIGAAPSFGAWISYGLGTENEQLPGYVLLNNDWVPNGGSQNFASSFLPATHQAAMVRAHGDPVDNIAPSDSPEVQRAKLAFLREQDGAFAASVGGSDAIESAIRNYETAAHMQSLIPELCDVSGESEATRRMYGVDREIDYDKFYALQCLRARRMIEAGVRFVEITCPLTHNNNAPWDQHGELKLRHEENARITDQPVAALLKDLKARGLLDDTLVLWAGEMGRTPHSSGEDGRDHHVSGYTIWMAGGGIRGGMTYGATDEMGMAAVENPVDIHDIHATILHQLGVDHERLTYRFGGRDMRLTDVHGNVIRPILA